One Ranitomeya imitator isolate aRanImi1 chromosome 1, aRanImi1.pri, whole genome shotgun sequence DNA window includes the following coding sequences:
- the LOC138667069 gene encoding golgin subfamily A member 6-like protein 24, with product MRQAESREPETSEQREDRVQEKRMRQAESREPETSEQREDRVQEKRMRQVESREPETSEHQEHRVQEKLMRQAESREAETSEHQEHCVQEKLMRHAESREVETFEQWEHHVQEKRMRQVESREPETSEHQEHYVQEKWMRQAESREAETSELREHCVQEKWMRQAESREAETSEHREHYVQEKWMRQAESREAETSELREHCVQEKWMRQAESREAETYEQPEHCVQEKRMRQAESREAETYEQREHCVQEKRMRHAESREAETYEQREHCVQEKWMRHAESREAETSEHQEHCVQEIRMRQTETREAETSEQREHCVQEKRMRQAESREAETSEHQEHCVQEKRMRHAESREVETSEHQEHCVQGKRMRQAESREAETSEHQEHCVQEKRMRHAESREVETSEHQEHCVQEKRMRQTESREAETSEHQEHCVQEKRMRQTESREAETYEQREHCVQEIRMRQTETREAETSEQREHRVQEKWMRQAESREAET from the coding sequence ATGAGACAGGCAGAATCAAGGGAACCTGAAACATCTGAACAACGGGAAGATCGTGTTCAGGAGAAACGGATGAGACAGGCAGAATCAAGGGAACCTGAAACATCTGAACAACGGGAAGATCGTGTTCAGGAGAAACGGATGAGACAGGTGGAATCAAGGGAACCTGAAACATCTGAACACCAGGAACATCGTGTTCAGGAGAAACTGATGAGACAGGCGGAATCAAGGGAAGCTGAAACATCTGAACACCAGGAACATTGTGTTCAGGAGAAACTGATGAGACATGCGGAATCAAGGGAAGTTGAAACATTTGAACAATGGGAACATCATGTTCAGGAGAAACGGATGAGACAGGTGGAATCAAGGGAACCTGAAACATCTGAACACCAGGAACATTATGTTCAGGAGAAatggatgagacaggctgaatcaagggaagCTGAAACATCTGAACTGCGGGAACATTGTGTTCAGGAGAAatggatgagacaggctgaatcaagggaagCTGAAACATCTGAACACCGGGAACATTATGTTCAGGAGAAatggatgagacaggctgaatcaagggaagCTGAAACATCTGAACTGCGGGAACATTGTGTTCAGGAGAAatggatgagacaggctgaatcaagggaagCTGAAACATATGAACAGCCGGAACATTGTGTTCAGGAGAAACGGATGAGACAGGCGGAATCAAGGGAAGCTGAAACATATGAACAGCGGGAACATTGTGTTCAGGAGAAACGGATGAGACATGCTGAATCAAGGGAAGCTGAAACATATGAACAGCGGGAACATTGTGTTCAGGAGAAATGGATGAGACATGCTGAATCAAGGGAAGCTGAAACATCTGAACACCAGGAACATTGTGTTCAGGAGATACGGATGAGACAGACTGAAACAAGGGaagctgaaacatctgaacaaCGGGAACATTGTGTTCAGGAGAAACGGATGAGACAGGCGGAATCAAGGGAAGCTGAAACATCTGAACACCAGGAACATTGTGTTCAGGAGAAACGGATGAGACATGCTGAATCAAGGGAAGTTGAAACATCTGAACACCAGGAACATTGTGTTCAGGGGAAACGGATGAGACAGGCGGAATCAAGGGAAGCTGAAACATCTGAACACCAGGAACATTGTGTTCAGGAGAAACGGATGAGACATGCTGAATCAAGGGAAGTTGAAACATCTGAACACCAGGAACATTGTGTTCAGGAGAAACGGATGAGACAGACTGAATCAAGGGAAGCTGAAACATCTGAACACCAGGAACATTGTGTTCAGGAGAAACGGATGAGACAGACTGAATCAAGGGAAGCTGAAACATATGAACAGCGGGAACATTGTGTTCAGGAGATACGGATGAGACAGACTGAAACAAGGGaagctgaaacatctgaacaaCGGGAACATCGTGTTCAGGAGAAATGGATGAGACAGGCGGAATCAAGGGAAGCTGAAACATGA